Genomic window (Megamonas funiformis):
AAAGAAATAGGGGCATTAGCTCGCAAAGATATCGAGACAATGCTTGGCTCTAAAACTTATTTAGATTTGTGGGTAAAAGTCAAAAAAGATTGGCGCGACCGCAGTAATGTGCTTCGTGAATTAGGTTTTAGAGATTGATAAAGGAAGACGTGCTTAACATGATGAATAGATTATCACATTATTTTATTAATGGGCTTATAGTATTAGTACCAATTGTTATAACTTACTTTGTAATTGCTACAGTATTTGCCTTAGTAGAAGGTATAGTAGAAAGTTATATACCACTTAAATTTCCAGGTGCAGGTGTAGCCTTATTAATTATCGTTATTTTAGTTGCTGGCTGGATAACATCAACTTGGTCATGGGCTTCTCAGCGAATTATCAGCTATTTTGAAACAGTAGTAGATAAAATTCCAGTTGTAAAATTTATTTACAATAGTGTTAAGCGTGTTTCTACAATGTTATTTGAATCAAAAACGATGTTTAGTCAAGTCGTTTTAATTCCTTATCCACATCCAAATGTAAAAACTATTGGATTTTTAATGCCAAAACCATCATCATTACTTGCTCCATATTTAAGTAAAGATGAAGAATATGAATCTGTATTTTTACCATGGAGTTTAAATATGACTTCTGGATTTAATGTATTTGTACCTAAAAAAGATATAATTTATGTGGATATCTCTGTAGAAGATGCTTTTCAATATATATTGACAGCTGGTGGTGTAATGCCAGGTGCTGATGTAAAAGCAGATTTAGCAAAAATACAAGAAGTTAAGGAAAAAATGGAAAAAGCTCAACAAGAAAAAAATATGGATTCTGTTGAAAATAAGTAAAATATTAAAAGGGAAAATAAACTAATATGGCTATTTATACAACAGAAGTATTAGTTTTAGGTGTAAAAAATTGGGGTAACGCAGATAAAATCGTTACTCTTTTATCACCTACTTATGGAAAAATAACAGCAGCAGCATATGGTTGTAGACGTCCTAAAAGTCCATTAGCAGCATCTATGCAGCCATTTTCATGGTTAGATATTCAATTATCTAAAGGTGAAAAAATGGATACAGTTCGCCAATGTGAACATAAAGGATTTTTTTCTGATTTATAT
Coding sequences:
- a CDS encoding DUF502 domain-containing protein → MMNRLSHYFINGLIVLVPIVITYFVIATVFALVEGIVESYIPLKFPGAGVALLIIVILVAGWITSTWSWASQRIISYFETVVDKIPVVKFIYNSVKRVSTMLFESKTMFSQVVLIPYPHPNVKTIGFLMPKPSSLLAPYLSKDEEYESVFLPWSLNMTSGFNVFVPKKDIIYVDISVEDAFQYILTAGGVMPGADVKADLAKIQEVKEKMEKAQQEKNMDSVENK